Proteins from one Acanthopagrus latus isolate v.2019 chromosome 18, fAcaLat1.1, whole genome shotgun sequence genomic window:
- the LOC119007366 gene encoding putative methyltransferase NSUN7, with protein sequence MVRNKNIGGHHSRSSTCKTKKAGSQIAASKDLTPLDDTAGGDIPTPYPELQITGKGQLGFPDTVYLLASVIFQNNHLEKPAAHRLVNYGKERGLRLPDVKDEEMQRTAYELAFNTLKYQELLEDIMIDSCFYLSQSTTDDQMSLVAVMLYDFQDRKFLPRKRQGEEELIQKVRDVDDILLRFKTKLAASLARCRIKHDLLSIECILPESVKMKQERSSCLPLYAWVNTLKSSLDEVQRELRSAGFSEVKSIGQLDGQTFCLDPHCGDVLVLPAQLKAQLCSTKLLSDHKLIIQDKSCSLGPNAVSSLLPEEGDVLMVGCFSGLTVSHTASLIAKKLEANGKGQPTVYVCVGDRTNAQRAELQRVVTAMGCKNVKPIQEDFQSLDLSDKRLQRVRVILLTPKCSVSAVSNLVEYILQEKGDTDLLQDLSQGAIAQSKLEALVAQQRKDIDHALKFPKVLAVVYSTCSSYPEENQEVVSRALERAKTCSEQEGEPKRANFSLRLSPSPFNIPDHAESLAETEHFFVLEPSEDSNGCFLAVINREPEPVVEGAPHEVILRANAKGILDRIGSNQQLTRKEKRSHTSKTTKITNAHNSQSNLSVSMQSRNQEMMGSSSRTLCGHKPQSLQGKAKALQSQASKHTVSSSLSSSKHDSTSSSKSEKNTTKKSIQPVLNLTSSTSSLLPGPPPGTPLVPVVRPRRAHQEMLKPVVLVLPRVHFPDFSPPQHSGIGFSPSFDYNQWRSPAPSVPLARSSLTKDAMVESRPLF encoded by the exons AtggtgagaaataaaaatattggtGGGCATCACAGTCGGTCTTCCACATGCAAGACAAAAAAGGCTGGCTCCCAGATTGCAGCCAGCAAGGACCTGACTCCTCTGGATGACACAGCCGGTGGTGACATCCCTACTCCTTATCCAGAGCTCCAGATCACTGGCAAAGGTCAGCTGGGCTTTCCAGACACAGTCTACCTGCTGGCATCAGTCATCTTCCAGAATAACCACCTGGAGAAGCCTGCTGCCCACCGGTTGGTGAATTACGGCAAAGAGAGGGGGCTCCGGTTACCCGACGTCAAAGATGAGGAGATGCAACGTACAGCTTATGAGCTGGCATTCAATACACTtaaat ATCAAGAACTGCTGGAGGACatcatgattgacagctgcttTTACCTCAGTCAGTCTACG ACAGATGATCAGATGAGCCTTGTTGCTGTCATGCTCTATGACTTCCAGGACAGAAAGTTCCTCCCACGGAAACGCCAGGGTGAGGAAGAGCTCATACAGAAAGTTAGAGATGTGGACGACATCCTGCTCAg GTTTAAAACCAAGCTGGCAGCCTCTCTGGCCCGCTGCAGGATCAAACATGACCTCTTGTCCATTGAGTGTATCCTGCCGGAGAGTGTGAAGATGAAGCAGGAGAGATCAAGCTGCCTGCCACTGTACGCATGGGTCAACACACTGAAGAGCAG CCTTGATGAGGTCCAACGTGAGCTGAGGAGTGCTGGCTTCTCTGAGGTAAAATCGATTGGGCAGCTGGACGGCCAGACTTTCTGCCTCGATCCCCACTGTGGGGATGTACTGGTTCTCCCTGCTCAGCTGAAGGCTCAGCTGTGCTCCACCAAGCTGCTTAGTGACCACAAACTCATCATACAG GACAAATCATGCAGCCTGGGTCCAAACGCAGTGTCTTCCTTGCTGCCAGAAGAAGGAGATGTTCTTATGGTGGGCTGCTTCTCTGGCCTGACTGTCTCCCACACTGCCTCCCTAATTGCAAAGAAACTTGAAGCCAATGGCAAGGGCCAGCCCACAGTCTACGTTTGTGTCGGCGATCGGACAAATGCTCAGAGGGCAGAGCTACAGCGGGTTGTCACTGCCATGGGTTGCAAGA ATGTGAAGCCAATACAAGAAGACTTCCAGTCTTTGGATTTGAGTGACAAGCGACTTCAGAGGGTGCGAGTCATCCTGTTGACCCCCAAGtgttctgtgtctgcagtcagCAACCTGGTTGAATACATACTGCAGGAGAAAGGAG ACACAGACCTGCTGCAGGACTTATCCCAGGGTGCCATAGCCCAGAGCAAACTGGAAGCTCTGGTAGCCCAGCAGAGAAAGGATATTGATCACGCCTTGAAAT TCCCTAAGGTTTTGGCAGTGGTGTATTCTACCTGTTCATCATACCCGGAGGAGAATCAGGAGGTGGTGAGCAGAGCTCTGGAGCGAGCCAAGACATGCTCAGAGCAGGAGGGGGAACCAAAACGAGCGAACTTCAGCCTGAG GCTTAGTCCATCCCCGTTCAACATTCCTGACCATGCTGAGAGCCTGGCAGAAACGGAGCACTTCTTTGTTTTGGAGCCCTCTGAAGACAGCAATGGCTGCTTTCTGGCTGTTATCAACAGAGAG CCAGAGCCAGTGGTCGAAGGGGCACCCCATGAAGTGATTCTCAGGGCAAATGCCAAAGGGATACTGGACAGGATCGGCTCCAACCAACAGCTAACCAGAAAAGAGAAGCGCAGTCATACCAGCAAGACGACGAAAATAACTAATGCTCACAACTCTCAGTCCAACCTCTCTGTCAGTATGCAATCCAGAAACCAAGAGATGATGGGCAGCAGCAGTAGGACTTTGTGTGGACATAAGCCGCAGTCATTACAAG gaaaAGCCAAAGCACTGCAGTCACAGGCTTCAAAGCACACCGTGTCCagctccctctcttcttccaaACAtgacagcacctcctcctccaaatCAGAAAAGAACACAACCAAGAAAAGCATTCAGCCTGTACTCAACCTGACAtcgtccacctcctccctgcttCCTGGCCCTCCCCCTGGTACCCCGCTGGTCCCGGTTGTCCGTCCCCGCAGAGCTCATCAAGAGATGCTGAAGCCTGTGGTGCTCGTCCTGCCTCGCGTTCACTTCCCAGACTTTTCCCCACCTCAACACAGCGGAATAGGGTTCAGCCCTAGCTTCGACTACAACCAGTGGAGGAGCCCTGCTCCCAGTGTACCCCTGGCCCGCTCCAGTCTCACCAAGGATGCTATGGTCGAATCCCGGCCTCTGTTTTGA